The DNA sequence GCCTCTCACGAATAGTTGGTCACGTCGACTACCTGGTTGCTGTGATGCTCTCACCCTCAGTGTAACGACATGTGGGGTATCTCTATTAGTTTTCTCTGCACCTGACATCCTCCGCCGGTTCAGCCGAACGGAGCGACGGACCTACACGTCCGGGTTCGTCGCTCCTTCCGACCTACGCCGACCTACGCCTCGATCTGCACTCTCTGTAATTGTTCCTCTCCGTACCAGATCGTGTCAGTATCCGGCCTTGGCGTTGGGGTTCAACTGACTGGGGAACGGATCCAGAATCGTCTTCGGCGCATTGTTCCAGATCACGTCCGCCAGATTCGACATCCGGCTCACGATCTGCGCCGCGACCCCGCCCGCCGCCCCGAACAACCCGCACCAGCCCAACGTCACGAAGCCCCAGTGCAACGGCGCCGCAAACAGCTCATCCACAAACCAGAACGCATGGCCCCACTCGTTCAACCCCACGTTCGGCAGAATGAACATCGGCCCCACCACCGCCGCCACCAACGGGAACGACGTCGCTTGGCTGTACAGCGGCAACCGCGTCTGCGCATACAGATAGCTCGACACACCGCACGTGATGTACAACGGGAACGTCCCGTAGAACGCCACAATGGGGCTCGCCGTGAAGCTCGTGTCCCGG is a window from the Candidatus Nitrospira nitrificans genome containing:
- a CDS encoding methane monooxygenase/ammonia monooxygenase subunit C, which translates into the protein KRYFYWMGWLVCYIWGVYYAGSYTLEQDAAWHQVIIRDTSFTASPIVAFYGTFPLYITCGVSSYLYAQTRLPLYSQATSFPLVAAVVGPMFILPNVGLNEWGHAFWFVDELFAAPLHWGFVTLGWCGLFGAAGGVAAQIVSRMSNLADVIWNNAPKTILDPFPSQLNPNAKAGY